The genomic DNA CCTCGATGATCCGCGCGAGGTTGGCGACGGCGACATGGTCCTTCCGGACGCTGATCCGGTCCCGGTGCCGCGCCAGGATCCGCGCGCAGATCGCCTCGGTGGCGTAGGCGTCCTTCACCGGAAGGTGTGCCGGAAAGTTCGCCGGAAGAGCGTCTGCGGGGCTCATCGATCCATCGTCGCGCCGTCGTCGTTTCGTCGTCGCGCCAGCCCGCGGTGGCCACGACCGGGAGCGGCTCCCGAGGTCTAGCCCGTTGCCAGGCGCGAATCCAGGCGATAAAAAGCGAGCGCTCGCTCGATTTTCGTCGTCGGCACCGACCCAGGAGGTGGGCCCGTGGATTTCACCATCTCCCCGCGCGTCGAGGATTACCGCGCCCGGATCGCGGCCTTCGTGGACGCGCACATCTTGCCGCTCGAGGCCGATCCGGCCGCCTATGACGGCCACGGCAACATCAGCCTCGCCGAGCTGACGCGGCTGCGCGGCCTCGCCCGCGCAGAGGGCCTGTGGTGCCTGCAATTGCGGCCCGAGACCGGCGGCGCCGGGCTCGACAAGGTCGGCATGGCGGTCTGCTACGAGGCCATGAACCGCTCGATCTTCGGCCCGGTCGTGTTCAACTCGGCCGCGCCCGACGACGGCAACATGATGGTGCTGGAGAAGGTCGCGACCCCGGACCAGAAGGCGCGCTGGCTCGCGCCGATCGTGGAGGGGCGGGTCCGCTCGGCCTTCGCCATGACCGAGCCGCATCCCGGCGGCGGCTCCGATCCCGGCATGATCCAGACCCGGGCCGAGCGGCGGGGCGACGGCTACGTGGTCACCGGCCGCAAGTGGTACATCACCGGCGCCGAGGAGGCCGAGCACTTCATCCTGATGGCGCGCACCTCCGACGACGCGCGGAAAGGGCTGACCGCCTTCCTGTTCCACAGGGACCAGCCCGGCTGGCGGATCCTGCGCCGCATCCCGATCATGGGGCCGGAGGAGCACGGCGGCCATTGCGAGCTGCTGTTCGAGGGCCTGGAGATCCCGGCCGAGAACGTCCTGATGAACGAGGGCGACGGCCTGAAGCTCACCCAGATCCGCCTCGGGCCGGCGCGGCTGACCCACTGCATGCGCTGGCTCGGCCTGTCGAAGCGCTGCGTCGAGATCGCCCGGGCCTACGCGGCCGAGCGGCACGGCTTCGGGATCCGGCTGGCCGACCGGGAGAGCATTCAGCTGATGCTGGGCGACCTCGCGATGCGGATCGAGATCGGCCGCCTCCTGGTGATGAAGGCTGCCTGGGCCCTCGACCGGGGCAGCTTCGCCCGCAAGGAGGTGTCGATGGCCAAGGTCCACGTGGCCAACCTCCTGCACGCGGCCGCCGACACGGCGATCCAGATCAACGGCGCGCGGGGCTACTCCACCGACACGCCCCTCGAGTGGATCTACCGCTACGCCCGGCAGGCGCGCCTCGTGGACGGGGCCGACGAGGTCCACAAGATGGTCCTGAACCGCAATCTCGAGGCCGAGGGCGACGCCTTCTGGTCGTGGGACGTCGGGGCCTGAGCGTCGGGGCCTGAGCGTCGGGGCCTGAGCGTCGGGGCCTGAGCGGGGCCGACACCGTCCGCCCGCCGCGCGGGGCGCGTCGGCAGGCCGAGCCAGACAGGGAAGCCGAGAGGAAGCCGAGAGTATGACCGAGGTCGTGATCACAGGCGCGGTGCGCACCGCGATCGGCACGTTCGGCGGCGCGCTGGCCGGCACGCCGCCCTCCGTCCTCGCCGCAAGCTGCGTCGCGGAGGCGCTGCGCCGCGCCGGGACCGCGCCCGAGACGGTCGGGCACGTGGTCCTCGGCAACGTCATCCCGACCGAGCCCCGGGACGCCTACATCGCCCGCGTCGCGGCGATGGAGGGCGGGATTCCCGCGGAGGTGCCGGCCATGACGGTCAACCGCCTCTGCGGCAGCGGCCTGCAGGCGATCGTCTCGGCCGCGCAGTCCATCCTGCTCGGCGACGCCGAGACGGCCGTGGCCGGCGGCGCCGAGAGCATGAGCCGCGCCCCCCACCTGCTGACCACCGGGCGGACCGGGTCGCGCATGGGCGACGCCGTGCTGGTCGACTACATGCTCGGCGCGCTGACCGACCCGTTCGGCAACGGCCACATGGGCGTCACCGCCGAGAACGTGGCCGCGCGCTACGCCGTCCCCCGCGACGCGCAGGACGCCTTCGCGGCCGAGAGCCAGGCCCGCGCCGCGCGGGCGATCCGCGAGGGCCGGTTCCGGGAGCAGATCCTGCCGATCGAGGTCCAGCGCAAGCGCGAGACGGTGGCCTTCGACACCGACGAGCACCCGAAGGCCACGACCGCCGAGGACCTCGCCAAGCTGCGCCCGGCCTTCTCCAAGACCGGCAGCGTCACGGCCGGCAACGCCTCGGGGCTGAACGACGGCGCGGCGGCCCTCGTCCTGTCGAGCGCCGCACGGGCCGCGCGCGACGGCGCGACGCCGCTCGCCCGCATCGTCGGCTACGCCCACGCCGGCGTGGACCCGTCCGAGATGGGCATGGGCCCGGTGCCGGCGGTGCGGCGGCTGCTGGAGCGGACCGGCCTGCGGGCGGCGGATTTCGACGTCGTCGAGTCGAACGAGGCCTTCGCGGCGCAGGCCTGCGCGGTCTCCCGCGCCCTCGACCTCGATCCCGACAGGGTCAACCCGAACGGCGGCGCCATCGCCCTCGGCCACCCGATCGGCGCCACGGGGGCGATCATCACCGTCAAGGCCCTCTACGAGCTGGCCCGGACCGGCGGCCGCTACGGGCTCGTGACCATGTGCATCGGCGGCGGCCAGGGGATCGCCATGGCCCTCGAGCGCGTCCCGTGACGCGGCCCTGAGGCACCATGCTGGACGCGGATCAGAGGACGGCGCTCTGCGCCTGGATCGGCCGGACCCTGGGGACCGGGTCGGTCGCGCTCGACGACGCCCGGCCGCTGACCGGCGGCTCGATCCAGGAGAACTGGATGCTGTCGTGCCGGGTCGACGGCGCGCCCCGGAGCTTCGTCCTGCGCAAGGACGCGGCCGCCACCATCGCGTCGAGCCGCTCGCGGGCGGAGGAGTTCCGGATCCTGCGCGCCGCCTTCGCGGCCGGCGTGCGGGTGCCGGAGCCGGTCGGATTCTGCGCGGATCCGGGGGTGGTCGGGGCGCCCTTCGCGCTGATGGGCCTCGTCTCCGGGATCGGGCTGGGGCCGCGGGTGGTCAAGGACACGAGCCTCGGCGGCGACCGCGCGGCCTTGGCCGAGCGGCTCGGCCGCGAGCTCGCCCGGACGCACGGCATCCTGCCGGCGGCCGGCCCGGGCACCGCCCCGGCGGACGACCTCGCCTTCCTCGGCGCGCCCGAGCCGGAGCCGGCCCTGGCCGAGATCCGCGCGCTCCGGGCGAGTCTCGACGGGATCGGCGCCGCGCGCCCGGCCCTCGAATGGGGCCTGCGCTGGGCCGAGCTCCACGCGCCGCCCTGTCCCCGGCCGGTCCTGGTCCACCGCGACTTCCGCACCGGCAACTACATGGTCGATGCCGAGGGCCTGACGGCGATCCTCGACTGGGAATTCGCCGGCTGGGGCGACCCGGTCCAGGATATCGGCTGGTTCTGCGCCGCCTGCTGGCGCTTCGGCCGGCCCGACCTGGAGGCCGGGGGCATCGCCCCGCGGGCCGCCTTCTACCGCGGCTACGAGGCCGAGAGCGGGCGCGCGATCGAGCCGGAGGCGGTGCGCTACTGGGAGGTCATGGCGCATCTGCGCTGGGCGGTGATCGCCCTGGAGCAGGGCCACCGCCACGTCTCCGGTCAGGAGACGTCGCTGGAGCTGGCGCTGACCGGCCGGATGGTGCCCGAACTCGAGGCCGCGATCCTGCGCGAGACCGCACCCGAGCGGTGGGGAGCCCGATGAGCGAATCCTTCCCGGACGCGCCCGCGGGCGCCGCCCTCCTGTCGGTCGCCCGGCAGAGCCTCCTCGACGAGGTCGCGCCGGCCCTGTCGGGGCGCCAGCGCTACGTCCTGCTGATGGCCGCCAACGCGATGGGCGTGGTCATGCGGGAGATCGCGCAGGCGGGCGCGGCGGCCGGGGCCTGGGAGCGGGCGCTGGGCGGCGCCGGATCGCCGGCCGAGCTGGTCGCGGCGATCCGCGCCGGCCGGCGCGACGGGGACGCGGCGCTCCACGCCGCGCTCGTCGAGACGACACGGATCGCCGCCGGCATCTGGAAGGCCCCGGGCTAGCGATCCCGGGCTCCGGATCCGGGCGTCAGTAGGTGCGGCCGGTGCCCCGGCGTCGGTCGTAGCGGCGCCCGAGATAGGCGATGAGCTTCGGCACGATGAAGGCCGTCAGGAGCTTGCGCAGCATCGGTAAAACCTCCGTCAGCGCGTGCGGCGGACGAGCCATCCCGCCGCGAAAGCGACGGCGGCCAGGCCCAGCAGGGTGTTGGTGCGGTTGGCGTCGGCCGTGCGGATCGCCTGCCGGCCGTAATCGGCGCCGCGGCGGCGCGCGTCCCGGGCGCGGTCCCGGCCCTCGTCGATCAGGTGGTCGGCCCGCCTCCGGGCGGCCTCGGCCAGATGGCGGCTGTCCTCCGCCAGGTCCTCCGCGAGGTCCTCGGCGCGGTCGCGGGCGCGGCCGTAGGCGTACTGCGCGCCGCCGGCCACCTGATTGACGGCGCCGCGCACTTGGCGGGCCGGGTCACCGGTCAGGCCGCCCAGGGCGGTCTGGGCGCGGCCCTTGAGGTGGCGGGACGCGCCGCGGATCTGGTCGCGGTTCATGCAGCTCTCCTGGTGTCGGGGAATGGAGCCCCGCCTCGGCGGGGGCGGCGGCGCCGGGGAGCCGGCGCCGCGGGACGGATCAGTGCTTGCCGGTGATCTTGTCGGCGACGGACTTGGCGCCGTCCTTGACGTCGCCGACGGTCTTCTGCGCCTCGCCCTTCAGCTCCTGCGCCTTGCCCTCGGCCACCAGCTTGTCGTTGCCCGTCGCCTTGCCGGCCGCCTGCTTGACGTTGCCCACCGCCTCGTTGGCCAGGCCCTTGATCTTGTCGGTCGTGCTGCTCATCGCGTGTGCTCCTGCTTCGCTGGTGAGGCCGGTCTCCCCGGCCGGTGGTGGCCCCCGCGATCGACGCGGGGGCCGGTGAAGGTGTCAGAGGGAGGTGTCAGACGCGCCGGGTCTCGTAGGCGCCGAGCAGGGTCGCGGGCTTGGGCGCGCCCATCCGGCCGCCGACATACGCCGCCAGCGCACCCAGGATCAGCGCCAGCGCGGCGTAGAACGCGCCCTGCGTGGCCGCCGACTTCGCCGTCACGGCAGCGGCCTCGGCCTTCTGCTTGGCGCTGGCCACCGCCTGCTCGTACTGCTTCTGGTAGTCGTCGATCTGCGCCTTGGCCTGATCCGGCGTGATGCCCTGCGCCTTGGCCAGGGCGTCGGCGGCGCGGGTCTTGGCCTGCTCCTTCTGGGCCGGGTCACCGGTCAGGACCGCCTTCACCGCCGCCACGGCCGCGTCCTTGGCGGCCTGCGGGTCCTGGCCGGCGGCCTGCTGGCGGACCTTGTCCTCGATGCCGTCGAGCGGGTTCGAGATCTTCGACAGCGACGGCGCCGCCGCCTGGGCGGCGGTCTGCACCGTGCCGCCGACGAGGTTGCCGGCGCCGCCGAGCGCGCTCGAGACGGTGCCGAGCGTGCCGCCGACCAGGCCGCTGGCGGCCGAGGTCAGCATGTACAGCACCACCAGGGTGGTGACCGCCCAGGAGACCAGCCCGTGCAGGGCGGCCGCACCCGGAAGGGCCTTGCCCGAGAGCCGCCCGGCAATGAGGCCGCCGGCCAGCGAGGCGACGAGGCCCGAGGCGACGAACCACGCGCCCGCACCCATCGAGACGGTGGAGGCGGAGGGATTGTCGGCGGCGGTCGTGCCGACCGAGGCCAGCCCGACGCCGACGCCGACGAGGTTGATGATCACCTGGGTGACCAGCGCGGTCACGGCGCCGGCGAAGATGGCGCCCCAGGAGACTTGGTTGAGCAGGACGGCGCGCGTGTCGGCGTGCGCGTCCGGCGCGAGGGGCGTTGCAACGGTCTGGATGGTGGTCACGCTGTCACTCCGGTGGTGGATCGCTGAAATTCGTGGGGCCGCCGGCCCGGACGGCCCAGGGGCGGCCGGGACGCGGCTCAGTCGCGGCGGGCGCTGACGAGCAGGCCGAGGCCGAAGCCCGCGATGCCGGCGATGAGCAGGGCGGCGAGCGGGTACTCGGCGACCTGCTGGCCGACCTCGCGGGTGCCGCGGCGCAGGGCGTGGCTGCCGCGCGCGTAGGCGTCCTCGGCGTAGTCGTACGCCTCCTCGGCGGCGTGGCGGACGCCGCGCTCGGCGCGGGCGTACTGGTCCTGCGCGGCGCCCTGGGCGCGGCGGGCGCGGGCCTCGACGTCGTCGGCCCCGAGATCGTCGACGGCGTCGCGAACCCGACCACCGAAGTCGCGGGCCGCGTCGGCCACGTGGTCGGCCGCGTCGCGCACGGTGTCCTTGGCCTGGCCGTAGAGGGTCTCGGCCTGTCCGGCGGCCTCGCGGGCGCGGCCCTCGACCGAGTCCCGCCGCGAGCCGGTCAGGTCGCCGAACGCGCCCTGCACCTTGCCGCCGAGTTCCCGGGCCGCGCCCGTGATCCGATTGGTATCGACCATGTCGTTCTCCTTCGTCGTCGCGTCGGCGACCGCCTCCGCGATCGCGCTCGTGGTGGGGGCGCCTCACCGTGAGGCGCCGGGTGACGTCCGTCAGCGCGGGCCGGAGCCCGCGGGCCCGGAGCCGGCCTTCGATCCGGGCGCGTCGCGCTTCTGGCGCCGGCCCTCGGTCTCCGTCCGGGCATCGCCGGTCAGCTTGCCGATGGCCTCCTTCACCGAGCCCTTGAGGTGCTCGGCGGACGGTGTCTTCCTGTCTTCGGTCATGGGCGCCTCGTCATGCGTGAGAAAACCCTTGCCGAGCGGAAGATGTACGCCGGGCGCGCCGGATCAATGGTTTAGTTGTACCAGTATGGCGGTATTCATCCGTCAGAGATGTTCAGGGGAAAGCCGTTCTCGCGCCCCCAAACGACTGCCTCGCTGCGCTTGTGGATGCCGATCTTGCGGTACAGGGCGGCGCCGTGATTGCGCACCGTGTTGCGCGACAGCCCGAGCTTGCGCGCGATCGCGTCGTCGCCGAGCCCCGCGCAGATCAGGTTGAGGATCTGGCGCTCGCGAACGGTCAGGCTCGGCGCCGCCGCGTCGCCGCCCTCCCGGGCCGGCCGGCGCAGGTTCGCCAGCTTCTCGATCAGCCCGCGGCTGAACCACGACGTGTCGGCCATCACCGTCTCGATCGCGTCGAACAGCTCCCGCTCCGAGTGCTTGCGCGCGGTGATGTCCTGCAGCACCAGCAGAACGAAGGCCGTCTCGTTGATCTCGACCCGCTCGGCCGAGACCAGGCAGTCGAGGTTCGCGCCGCTCTCGTGGCGCAGGCACACCTCGAGACCCAGCACGTAGCCCTGCCGCTCCAGGGCGGCCTCGACCTGCAGGCGCTGCTTCTCGGCGACCCACAGGCCGGCCTCCTCCAGCGAGCGGCCGACGACGCGGTCCCCGCCCAGGCCGAAGACCCGGCTGAACGCCTCGTTCACGCCCGTGACTTGGCCGTCCTCGGCCCGCACCAGCACGGTCGGGATCGGCGTCATCCGGAACGCCTTGGCGAAGCGCTCCTCGCTCTGGCGCAGGGCGGCCTCGGCCTTCCGGCGCAGTTCCAGGTCCGCGAAGGTGAACAGCATGCAGGGCTCGTCGCCCATCTCGATCGGCTGCCCGGCGACGATCACGAAGCGGCTCCCGCCGTCGGGCAGGTCGAGGCAGGCCTCCATCTGCGGGATCGTGCCGCCCGCGTTGAGCCGCGCGACGGCGAGGTCGCGGTTGCGCGCGCCGGCCAGGACGTCGACCTCGTAGACGCTGCGGCCGATGACGGCGTCGCGGGTGTGGCCGGTCATCTCCAGGAAGCCGTGATTGACCTTGACGTGGCGCAGGTCGGACAGCCGCGTGATCACGGCCGGGGCCGGGTTGGCGTTGAAGGTGCGCTCGAACCGTTCCTCGGCCTCGAACTGGTCGGAGACGTCCTTCAGGATCAGCGCGAGGCAGCTCGGGTTGCCGTCGCGGTCCGTGGCCACGAGGCTGCGCAGCGAGTGCACGAAGTCCATGTCGGGCTTGTCGGCCCGCCGCACCTCGACCACCACGTCGTGGAAGCGCTCGCCGGCGATCACGCGCTCGATCGGGTACTGGTTGGGCGTGATATGGTTGCGGTATCGGAGGC from Methylobacterium oryzae includes the following:
- a CDS encoding acyl-CoA dehydrogenase family protein; amino-acid sequence: MDFTISPRVEDYRARIAAFVDAHILPLEADPAAYDGHGNISLAELTRLRGLARAEGLWCLQLRPETGGAGLDKVGMAVCYEAMNRSIFGPVVFNSAAPDDGNMMVLEKVATPDQKARWLAPIVEGRVRSAFAMTEPHPGGGSDPGMIQTRAERRGDGYVVTGRKWYITGAEEAEHFILMARTSDDARKGLTAFLFHRDQPGWRILRRIPIMGPEEHGGHCELLFEGLEIPAENVLMNEGDGLKLTQIRLGPARLTHCMRWLGLSKRCVEIARAYAAERHGFGIRLADRESIQLMLGDLAMRIEIGRLLVMKAAWALDRGSFARKEVSMAKVHVANLLHAAADTAIQINGARGYSTDTPLEWIYRYARQARLVDGADEVHKMVLNRNLEAEGDAFWSWDVGA
- the bktB gene encoding beta-ketothiolase BktB encodes the protein MTEVVITGAVRTAIGTFGGALAGTPPSVLAASCVAEALRRAGTAPETVGHVVLGNVIPTEPRDAYIARVAAMEGGIPAEVPAMTVNRLCGSGLQAIVSAAQSILLGDAETAVAGGAESMSRAPHLLTTGRTGSRMGDAVLVDYMLGALTDPFGNGHMGVTAENVAARYAVPRDAQDAFAAESQARAARAIREGRFREQILPIEVQRKRETVAFDTDEHPKATTAEDLAKLRPAFSKTGSVTAGNASGLNDGAAALVLSSAARAARDGATPLARIVGYAHAGVDPSEMGMGPVPAVRRLLERTGLRAADFDVVESNEAFAAQACAVSRALDLDPDRVNPNGGAIALGHPIGATGAIITVKALYELARTGGRYGLVTMCIGGGQGIAMALERVP
- a CDS encoding phosphotransferase family protein codes for the protein MLDADQRTALCAWIGRTLGTGSVALDDARPLTGGSIQENWMLSCRVDGAPRSFVLRKDAAATIASSRSRAEEFRILRAAFAAGVRVPEPVGFCADPGVVGAPFALMGLVSGIGLGPRVVKDTSLGGDRAALAERLGRELARTHGILPAAGPGTAPADDLAFLGAPEPEPALAEIRALRASLDGIGAARPALEWGLRWAELHAPPCPRPVLVHRDFRTGNYMVDAEGLTAILDWEFAGWGDPVQDIGWFCAACWRFGRPDLEAGGIAPRAAFYRGYEAESGRAIEPEAVRYWEVMAHLRWAVIALEQGHRHVSGQETSLELALTGRMVPELEAAILRETAPERWGAR
- a CDS encoding DUF6285 domain-containing protein → MSESFPDAPAGAALLSVARQSLLDEVAPALSGRQRYVLLMAANAMGVVMREIAQAGAAAGAWERALGGAGSPAELVAAIRAGRRDGDAALHAALVETTRIAAGIWKAPG
- a CDS encoding CsbD family protein → MNRDQIRGASRHLKGRAQTALGGLTGDPARQVRGAVNQVAGGAQYAYGRARDRAEDLAEDLAEDSRHLAEAARRRADHLIDEGRDRARDARRRGADYGRQAIRTADANRTNTLLGLAAVAFAAGWLVRRTR
- a CDS encoding CsbD family protein, whose translation is MSSTTDKIKGLANEAVGNVKQAAGKATGNDKLVAEGKAQELKGEAQKTVGDVKDGAKSVADKITGKH
- a CDS encoding CsbD family protein, giving the protein MVDTNRITGAARELGGKVQGAFGDLTGSRRDSVEGRAREAAGQAETLYGQAKDTVRDAADHVADAARDFGGRVRDAVDDLGADDVEARARRAQGAAQDQYARAERGVRHAAEEAYDYAEDAYARGSHALRRGTREVGQQVAEYPLAALLIAGIAGFGLGLLVSARRD
- a CDS encoding CsbD family protein — encoded protein: MTEDRKTPSAEHLKGSVKEAIGKLTGDARTETEGRRQKRDAPGSKAGSGPAGSGPR
- a CDS encoding helix-turn-helix transcriptional regulator, coding for MTAGVDRHELRQIIAGLSEGVILVEPDQTIAYANAAALAMHGAESLDELGPTVDAYRDRFCLRYRNHITPNQYPIERVIAGERFHDVVVEVRRADKPDMDFVHSLRSLVATDRDGNPSCLALILKDVSDQFEAEERFERTFNANPAPAVITRLSDLRHVKVNHGFLEMTGHTRDAVIGRSVYEVDVLAGARNRDLAVARLNAGGTIPQMEACLDLPDGGSRFVIVAGQPIEMGDEPCMLFTFADLELRRKAEAALRQSEERFAKAFRMTPIPTVLVRAEDGQVTGVNEAFSRVFGLGGDRVVGRSLEEAGLWVAEKQRLQVEAALERQGYVLGLEVCLRHESGANLDCLVSAERVEINETAFVLLVLQDITARKHSERELFDAIETVMADTSWFSRGLIEKLANLRRPAREGGDAAAPSLTVRERQILNLICAGLGDDAIARKLGLSRNTVRNHGAALYRKIGIHKRSEAVVWGRENGFPLNISDG